A window from Kovacikia minuta CCNUW1 encodes these proteins:
- a CDS encoding phosphodiester glycosidase family protein, translated as MSDFAQQVGWQIQAAGNILQITSSVAKVLAVRQAKQPWGDRLVIQLDNPTTWQVDQTSQEFTLTLDAQTEPTLLETFKPNLSDQVSSLQMEPAGNQTRLRLGLPLSFRPRIWSLPNPNRLIVDIRPATFVDRNILWAKGLRWRGQTVSLGANQFPVIWLEINPRQVGVHFAPILPHSDTVAGISPLAQTARLAEAVAAINGGFFNRNNQLPLGAIRRASRWLSGPILNRGAIAWNDAGNLFFDRLTLQETLVTPTGQRLPLTHLNSGYIQAGIARYTPDWGSNYTPLSNNEILVTVQNNRVSNQQINATAGSNTFPIPTDGYLLVLRSNKSVATALTVGTLLRLESITNPPEFSQYPQIIAGGPLLVKNRQIVLDTEAEKFSKAFAIEQASRSAIGQTSEGNLLLVAVHNRLDGTGVTLPETAQLMQQLGAINALNLDGGSSTTLYLGGQILDRPARSTARVNNGIGIFIQPRPE; from the coding sequence ATGAGTGATTTTGCTCAGCAGGTTGGCTGGCAAATACAGGCGGCAGGCAATATCCTACAGATCACCTCCTCAGTAGCTAAAGTGCTGGCAGTTCGGCAGGCAAAACAACCCTGGGGCGATCGCCTGGTGATTCAGCTAGATAATCCCACGACCTGGCAGGTAGATCAAACGAGCCAGGAATTTACCCTCACCCTGGATGCTCAAACCGAGCCTACCCTGCTGGAAACGTTCAAGCCTAATCTCAGCGATCAAGTCAGTTCGCTGCAAATGGAACCCGCCGGTAATCAGACCCGCCTCCGATTGGGGCTTCCCCTCAGCTTTCGCCCGCGCATCTGGAGTTTACCCAACCCCAACCGCCTGATTGTCGATATTCGTCCCGCTACATTCGTAGACCGAAATATTCTTTGGGCTAAGGGGCTACGCTGGCGTGGGCAAACTGTGAGCCTGGGGGCAAATCAATTTCCCGTAATCTGGTTGGAAATCAATCCCCGCCAGGTTGGAGTTCATTTCGCCCCCATCCTACCCCATTCCGATACGGTTGCAGGTATTTCTCCTCTGGCTCAAACAGCCCGTTTGGCTGAAGCAGTCGCCGCCATCAATGGAGGCTTTTTTAACCGCAACAATCAACTGCCGCTTGGTGCCATCCGACGAGCAAGTCGCTGGCTTTCTGGTCCCATCCTGAACCGGGGCGCGATCGCCTGGAATGATGCAGGTAATTTGTTTTTCGATCGCCTCACACTTCAAGAAACCCTGGTTACCCCAACCGGGCAGCGCCTACCCCTGACCCATCTCAATAGCGGCTACATTCAGGCTGGAATAGCCCGTTATACGCCCGACTGGGGGTCTAACTACACTCCGCTTTCAAATAACGAAATTCTCGTTACCGTACAAAACAATCGGGTAAGCAATCAACAGATCAACGCGACTGCTGGTAGTAACACCTTCCCAATTCCCACGGATGGTTATCTACTAGTTCTGAGGTCGAATAAAAGTGTGGCAACGGCTTTGACTGTAGGCACATTATTACGCCTCGAAAGCATCACAAATCCACCAGAGTTTAGTCAGTATCCACAGATTATTGCTGGAGGTCCACTTCTGGTAAAAAATCGTCAGATAGTTCTAGATACCGAAGCAGAGAAATTTAGTAAAGCCTTTGCGATCGAACAGGCAAGCCGTAGTGCGATTGGACAAACATCGGAGGGAAATCTACTCCTCGTCGCAGTTCACAATCGCCTGGACGGAACAGGGGTTACCCTACCTGAAACGGCCCAACTGATGCAGCAACTCGGTGCCATCAATGCCCTTAATCTAGATGGAGGAAGTTCAACCACACTCTACCTGGGAGGACAAATCCTCGATCGCCCTGCTCGAAGCACAGCCCGTGTAAACAATGGCATAGGCATCTTTATCCAACCGCGTCCCGAATAA
- a CDS encoding phosphomannose isomerase type II C-terminal cupin domain, with the protein MPVTPSQRLVAATELRPWGSFTILEEGRGYKIKRIEVKPGHRLSLQMHHHRSEHWIIVAGTAKVTCGDKESILSSNQSTYVPQCTAHRLENPGVIPLVLIEVQNGEYLGEDDIVRFQDDYERAR; encoded by the coding sequence TTGCCGGTCACCCCCAGTCAAAGGTTAGTGGCTGCGACAGAACTACGCCCTTGGGGTTCTTTCACAATTTTAGAAGAAGGACGGGGCTATAAGATTAAGCGGATTGAAGTAAAGCCAGGTCATCGGCTCAGCCTGCAAATGCATCATCATCGCAGTGAACACTGGATTATCGTTGCAGGTACAGCTAAGGTCACCTGTGGGGACAAAGAAAGCATTTTGAGCAGCAACCAATCTACCTACGTGCCCCAATGTACAGCCCACCGGCTGGAGAATCCAGGTGTTATTCCCCTGGTTCTCATCGAGGTTCAAAATGGAGAATATTTAGGAGAAGATGATATTGTCCGCTTCCAGGATGACTACGAACGGGCACGTTAA